Proteins encoded in a region of the Anopheles aquasalis chromosome 2, idAnoAquaMG_Q_19, whole genome shotgun sequence genome:
- the LOC126581692 gene encoding probable insulin-like peptide 7, whose translation MPSLCSWKSSVDKRAVLCASRGHLVVLRIPENAKLATRMWFPLALLCVVLLEFAEIVGASAAAAGANSGLDEALEVTFSERTRADWEKVWHQESHSRCREKLIRHLYWACEKDIYRISRRNDAPQMDTVPVGTGKRSDPFAVRRKMEYQDEERALSEVEDDDRLLPATGEQVANEVEAPYPWAIDPREAHAFLRTRRTGKRRSGGSITAECCNRTGCTWEEYAEYCPSNKRLNHYRRRK comes from the coding sequence ATGCCGTCGCTTTGCTCGTGGAAAAGTAGTGTTGATAAGAGAGCGGTACTCTGTGCTTCCAGAGGCCATCTTGTCGTCCTTCGAATACCAGAAAACGCAAAACTGGCCACCAGGATGTGGTTCCCGTTGGCACTGTTGTGCGTTGTTCTGCTGGAGTTTGCCGAAATTGTCGGTgcttcggcggcggcggctggtgCCAACAGCGGTCTGGACGAGGCGCTGGAGGTCACCTTTAGCGAGCGTACACGTGCGGATTGGGAGAAGGTCTGGCACCAGGAAAGCCACTCGCGATGCCGCGAGAAGCTGATACGCCATCTGTACTGGGCCTGCGAGAAGGATATTTACCGGATTTCGAGACGTAACGATGCACCGCAGATGGACACGGTGCCAGTGGGCACAGGAAAGCGAAGTGATCCGTTCGCAGTACGGCGAAAGATGGAGTACCAGGACGAGGAACGAGCGCTATCGGAggtggaggatgatgatcggcTGCTCCCTGCTACCGGGGAGCAGGTTGCGAATGAAGTTGAGGCCCCGTACCCGTGGGCAATCGATCCACGGGAAGCCCATGCGTTCCTGCGTACCCGGCGTACCGGAAAGCGACGCTCCGGAGGGTCCATTACGGCCGAGTGCTGCAATCGTACCGGCTGCACGTGGGAAGAGTACGCCGAGTACTGCCCGTCGAACAAGCGGCTGAACCACTATCGgcgcagaaaatga
- the LOC126569151 gene encoding glutamyl aminopeptidase-like: protein MWLTVVYLCAGLWFPVWTAAAAGDPERLPNGTVPLHYDLWLETSSLARNDFNYQGKVAIRLAVVSDTPIDGVVLHNVGNRIEKTELKSISDGNVIAHELSQSSELLKLRTNRLLNRLSGDAELLLTITFSGSLGKEKKGFYRTQYRGPKRVPVTVATTHFQPCYARYAFPCFDEPALKAPFSLTIVSNRNHLVASNTAIAKVTNLPGDRKTVQFEQTAPLQTYLVAFLVSTYDAIHTRSPSGVQVGVLAPPKDQKALQFSLQAASALLTRLERYTGQSLGLTKLEHVAIPRFGNAMENWGLVAYDEQFLVLAGRKVHRQQRVQAVITIGHETAHQLFGNLVGPAWWSYLWLSEGFATYFEMILGSAEYPDLIPLEESFAMRHMRPALQADAVPGAHALTVEPLPANTAQIEELFDSLTYSKAGCVLRMINCTIGETAFRAGVRRYLETHRNGVVEPKDLYASFSQGNESLSAGWPSIEEMFRSWTDKPGYPVVTVERLNISYVRFRQQRYQLQAEQPADDTPSRWLIPITYFTNSSRGKYEYRPALWMRETDRELVVRLEMKRTDVLIVNPRQIGFYRVEYTQQRDWQKMVPRIRSLPAVTQAKLIDDAFVLARIGRTGYDVCLTLLDQLSSMSSALPWLTAMSEENVGFLQRSLRSFRFDRVVQGLAGEMFQFFSNTSSSSGNRRSTAIEAQALDRAYDWWKRLGGTTRSGRRLYGPRFDTGCPPAQMPALTADELTVGLASQDEAEELRLFGRLKCQKQSQDTALVTALERIAKNGGQTDTSDLYRLLLKLLDLDPGRFLSPVLHILTDFDRLPRGEPIAVAAFLRLLNRILLEVTDHKQVAVVQQLIGQHESLLPHSFLEHASTIMTSTLSWRMANVAKLNRFLRLHGDGQLRPIQRSIEPIV from the coding sequence ATGTGGCTGACCgttgtgtatctgtgtgctgGGCTATGGTTTCCAGtgtggactgctgctgctgctggtgatccgGAACGTTTACCGAACGGCACCGTGCCGTTGCACTACGATCTCTGGCTCGAGACGTCCAGTTTGGCCCGGAATGACTTCAACTACCAGGGCAAGGTTGCGATTCGGTTGGCCGTTGTAAGCGATACGCCAATCGACGGTGTGGTACTGCATAACGTGGGCAATCGTATCGAGAAGACTGAACTGAAAAGCATCTCCGATGGTAACGTGATTGCACATGAACTATCGCAAAGCTCCGAGTTACTGAAGCTCCGCACCAACCGTCTACTAAACCGACTCTCTGGCGATGCGGAGCTACTGCTGACGATAACATTCAGTGGATCgcttggaaaagaaaagaaaggattcTATCGAACGCAGTACCGAGGCCCAAAGCGTGTTCCGgtaacggtggccaccacacacTTCCAACCCTGCTACGCACGGTACGCGTTTCCCTGCTTCGATGAACCGGCGCTGAAGGCACCCTTCTCGCTAACGATCGTAAGCAACCGCAACCATCTGGTGGCGTCGAATACGGCCATCGCAAAAGTTACAAACCTCCCAGGTGATCGTAAAACGGTCCAGTTTGAACAGACCGCACCACTGCAGACCTATCTGGTGGCTTTCCTCGTGTCCACCTATGATGCCATCCACACCAGAAGCCCATCGGGGGTACAGGTTGGCGTACTGGCACCACCCAAGGATCAGAAAGCGCTTCAGTTTAGTTTGCAGGCCGCATCGGCACTGCTGACCCGGCTCGAGCGCTACACCGGACAATCGCTGGGTTTGACGAAGCTCGAACACGTGGCCATACCACGCTTTGGTAATGCCATGGAAAACTGGGGCCTAGTGGCGTACGATGAGCAGTTTCTGGTACTGGCCGGTCGGAAGGTGCACCGTCAGCAGCGTGTCCAGGCGGTCATCACGATCGGCCACGAGACGGCCCATCAACTGTTTGGGAATCTCGTTGGCCCGGCCTGGTGGTCGTATCTGTGGTTGAGCGAAGGGTTTGCTACGTACTTCGAGATGATTCTCGGGAGTGCCGAGTATCCGGATTTGATACCGCTGGAGGAAAGCTTCGCTATGCGCCATATGCGACCGGCACTGCAGGCGGACGCTGTTCCGGGAGCTCATGCGCTAACGGTGGAACCACTACCGGCTAATACGGCCCAGATCGAGGAACTGTTTGATTCGCTTACGTATAGTAAGGCCGGGTGCGTGCTGCGTATGATCAACTGCACGATCGGTGAGACCGCATTCCGGGCCGGTGTACGACGGTATCTCGAGACGCACCGTAACGGGGTAGTGGAACCGAAGGATCTCTACGCTAGTTTCAGCCAAGGGAATGAAAGTCTGTCCGCTGGTTGGCCCTCGATCGAGGAGATGTTCCGTAGTTGGACCGATAAACCGGGCTATCCGGTAGTGACGGTCGAGCGATTGAACATATCCTACGTACGGTTTCGTCAGCAGCGTTATCAACTGCAAGCGGAACAACCGGCGGACGACACCCCATCCCGTTGGCTCATTCCCATCACCTACTTTACCAACAGTAGCCGCGGAAAGTACGAGTATCGACCGGCACTGTGGATGCGTGAAACGGACCGTGAGCTTGTGGTTCGCCTCGAGATGAAGCGTACGGATGTGCTGATCGTGAATCCACGCCAGATTGGCTTCTACCGTGTCGAGTACACGCAGCAGAGGGATTGGCAGAAGATGGTACCAAGGATACGGTCGTTGCCAGCCGTCACGCAGGCCAAGCTGATCGACGATGCCTTCGTGCTGGCCCGAATAGGTCGCACCGGATACGACGTGTGCTTGACGTTGTTGGATCAGCTAAGCTCGATGTCGAGTGCACTACCGTGGTTAACTGCAATGTCCGAGGAAAATGTCGGTTTTCTTCAGCGTTCCCTTCGTTCCTTCCGGTTCGACCGTGTCGTGCAAGGGTTAGCCGGTGAAATGTTTCAGTTCTttagcaacaccagcagcagtagcggcaacAGAAGGAGCACAGCCATCGAAGCACAGGCACTGGATCGTGCGTACGATTGGTGGAAACGGCTCGGTGGAACTACACGTTCCGGTCGCCGACTGTATGGTCCACGGTTTGACACCGGTTGTCCCCCAGCCCAGATGCCTGCCCTTACCGCAGATGAGCTAACCGTTGGATTGGCCTCCCAGGACGAAGCGGAAGAGCTCCGTCTTTTCGGTCGCCTCAAGTGTCAAAAGCAATCCCAGGACACGGCCCTCGTCACAGCCTTAGAACGTATCGCCAAGAACGGTGGTCAAACGGACACAAGCGACCTGTATCGGTTGCTGCTCAAGCTACTGGACCTTGATCCCGGTCGGTTTCTTTCACCGGTGCTACATATCCTAaccgatttcgatcgattaCCGCGGGGTGAACCGATTGCCGTGGCGGCATTTCTACGCTTACTGAATCGCATCCTACTAGAGGTCACTGACCACAAGCAAGTGGCCGTGGTACAGCAGTTAATAGGCCAACATGAATCCTTACTGCCACACAGCTTCCTCGAGCacgccagcaccatcatgaCGTCAACGCTCAGCTGGCGTATGGCGAATGTTGCGAAACTAAATCGTTTCCTCCGTCTCCACGGTGATGGCCAGCTTCGCCCAATTCAACGCTCCATAGAACCAATAGTATAA
- the LOC126581368 gene encoding probable dolichyl pyrophosphate Glc1Man9GlcNAc2 alpha-1,3-glucosyltransferase — MFWHIFLLVSGIKLLFIPAYRSTDFEVHRNWLAITHSLPLSRWYYEKTSEWTLDYPPLFAYFEWALSQVAKSFDARMLDVKNLNYASDQTILFQRFSVIVMDVIYALGVRRCLRALTAGNSRSQLIGGAMLLGNAGLLMVDHIHFQYNGFLFGVLLLSIGALLEGRPLQSAALFAVLLNLKHIFIYVAPVYVVYLLRFYCLRGSTTGQALTKLIKLGTVVLAVCLLSFGPFYTHLPQVLSRLFPFKRGLTHAYWAPNFWALYNAADKVLSLALGRRSGLAGTSSGLVQTFDHSVLPSISPTVTFALTGVTMLPAIVKLWSLVGHESSAALGRSFIRAIVLCGCTSFLFGWHVHEKAILMVLIPLTLLSIGHPNDARWTLFLGIVAHYSLFPLLFKPELTLIKISLHVAYTAISLLLLKLLHRGNFFRLPEFLYLAGFPILAVYENLVHDAIGLRDRLPFVPLLLTSVYCAIGVLYFWLSYHVSFLATPRHEKATGEKKKKT, encoded by the exons ATGTTCTGGCACATATTTCTGTTAGTTTCCGGGATAAAACTTCTCTTCATTCCAGCATA CCGTTCGACCGACTTCGAGGTGCACCGAAATTGGCTTGCCATCACGCACAGTTTACCGTTGTCCCGGTGGTACTACGAGAAAACGAGCGAATGGACACTGGATTATCCGCCACTGTTCGCTTACTTCGAGTGGGCTCTCTCGCAGGTGGCCAAATCGTTCGATGCGCGGATGCTGGACGTGAAGAATCTCAACTATGCATCGGATCAGACGATTCTTTTCCAACGGTTCTCCGTTATCGTGATGGACGTTATCTACGCCCTCGGTGTACGCCGTTGTTTGCGTGCGCTTACGGCGGGAAATTCTCGTTCCCAACTCATCGGTGGTGCCATGCTGCTAGGTAACGCCGGCCTGCTGATGGTGGATCATATACACTTCCAGTATAATGGGTTTCTGTTCGGCGTGTTGCTGCTTAGCATCGGTGCCTTGCTGGAGGGAAGGCCACTCCAATCGGCGGCTCTATTTGCCGTACTGCTCAACCTGAAACACATCTTCATCTACGTCGCACCGGTGTATGTCGtttatttgcttcgattttaTTGCTTACGCGGATCGACGACCGGACAGGCATTAACGAAACTAATCAAGCTCGGTACCGTCGTACTAGCCGTCTGTTTACTCTCATTCGGGCCTTTCTACACGCATCTCCCGCAG GTACTGTCCCGGTTGTTCCCGTTCAAACGTGGCCTTACGCATGCCTACTGGGCGCCCAACTTTTGGGCCCTTTACAATGCGGCCGACAAGGTGCTCTCGCTTGCTCTAGGTCGCCGCTCGGGGCTAGCGGGCACCAGCAGTGGACTGGTGCAAACGTTTGACCATTCCGTCCTACCATCCATCAGTCCCACGGTCACATTCGCCTTAACGGGCGTCACCATGCTTCCTGCCATCGTTAAGCTTTGGTCACTCGTAGGCCATGAATCGAGTGCCGCGCTCGGGCGAAGCTTCATCCGTGCCATCGTGCTGTGCGGTTGCACCTCATTCCTCTTCGGTTGGCACGTACACGAGAAGGCCATCCTGATGGTACTGATTCCGCTGACGCTGCTCTCGATCGGCCACCCAAATGATGCCCGCTGGACCCTATTCCTGGGCATCGTCGCCCACTATTCACTGTTTCCGTTGCTGTTCAAACCGGAACTGACGCTCATCAAAATTAGTCTCCACGTGGCGTACACGGCAatcagtttgctgctgctgaagctgctccACCGGGGAAATTTCTTCCGCCTTCCGGAGTTTCTCTATCTGGCTGGATTCCCCATTCTTGCCGTATATGAAAACTTGGTGCACGATGCGATCGGTTTGCGGGATCGGTTACCGTTCGTTCCGCTCCTGCTGACCAGCGTTTACTGTGCCATTGGTGTGCTATACTTCTGGCTATCGTACCATGTGTCGTTTttggccacaccacgccacgagaAGGCCACCggtgaaaagaagaagaaaacgtgA
- the LOC126573008 gene encoding uncharacterized protein LOC126573008 yields the protein MYTSTTYTDPVGRVGEMPAAKSLYRREFDEMENRIRKCERERAELERKFADLMRERAECERATARAMKQRYKRIAEAERQRAERNESILRMLNKVDQQAASLAAKTDRLKMLKTQYEMYLMRTWSSTTPSYHTATPMAAIMAPPSVAPAILTPSSRAAPKSEFVQYLSDLTHQQTASVHPIPPPTALSNYLAASQKSYPLNTTGYGIKDDYLPTRMNTERSITLLGDGGEAPDRTKAKRFEMSNEDFIRYIDTEVLKEPAPIPTVNVQAPPSPEVAPKLEQKTATAYLEDVTVSEDEQQTREPGGGVNDPLDQFSIIMDQAANTDDKPVSGVDRVEETLPKTASEVEKETEDHQKPKENLESYDKTGVTKESDVITEYPSMEPNIPESAKNYEATGDTIAQKHDSSSHLYPDEPLQKSEKDAPVEPEYRAPTAVTFSEETLNYPPEQEEHQVYQQQPGYAEDYVSSEGYYNETQPESAYAMGAESSAYGETTQPYATDQYYNQEQMYDTLPASSVPPAESQPPPAAGNPHWGMARQAMRARTFPTVKSKPPSPEMQSKMPPAAYESVDAAVTETPRVEQTQSEYTEQVVSEEEAGGVYAPYSEQPLQDSEQLTAQDHEASMAQQYHQEDGQSAAQYQEGQYDASQSGDTHQATSGPPYQYQSSEGSAYQEGQYSADPGSTDQTSYQYQEGVDQSMANEYTAGDAAYGDPNQQYQYDTQNAQYYSEQQQQQQQGYEGQYYSEDQQQQQQYYMEDPNQQQGDPGQYEAQQPAEGYMAGQEYYAAPDEQQYQVEQPQPPSAEPDTSRPVRSDEVADTAQEPSAAQSTTDVVPPQTVDPVVAASKPAEPAVDKKTESSKPSAAQQPPGAKGSAPATQVPANDSPIVSSANDESDFDFSTQ from the exons ATGTACACCTCGACGACGTACACAGATCCTGTTGGTCGTGTAGGCGAGATGCCGGCAGCCAAGTCTCTCTATCGACGAGAGTTCGATGAGATGGAGAACCGCATCCGAAAGTG cgaacgggaacgggcaGAGTTGGAGCGTAAGTTCGCGGATCTGATGCGTGAAAGGGCCGAATGTGAACGTGCAACGGCTCGTGCCATGAAGCAGCGCTACAAACGTATAGCTGAGGCAGAAAGACAACGCGCAGAGAGGAATGAAAGCATCTTGCGAATGTTGAACAAGGTCGATCAACAGGCAGCGTCACTGGCCGCTAAAACCGATCGATTAAAGATGCTTAAG ACACAGTATGAAATGTACTTGATGCGAACCTGGTCCTCGACAACACCATCTTATCACACCGCTACGCCAATGGCAGCCATTATGGCTCCACCTTCAGTTGCTCCAGCGATACTGACTCCATCAAGCCGTGCTGCACCGAAATCCGAATTCGTACAGTATCTTTCCGATCTGACGCATCAGCAAACGGCCAGTGTCCATCCGATTCCACCACCGACGGCTTTAAGTAACTATCTTGCTGCAAGTCAGAAGTCTTATCCGCTCAATACAACAGGTTACGGTATCAAGGATGACTATCTTCCAACACGGATGAACACGGAACGTAGCATTACCTTGCTTGGCGATGGTGGAGAGGCCCCCGATCGTACGAAAGCGAAGCGTTTCGAAATGTCCAACGAAGATTTTATCCGGTACATCGACACCGAAGTGCTAAAGGAACCGGCTCCAATTCCGACGGTGAATGTACAGGCTCCTCCATCACCGGAAGTGGCTCCGAAGCTGGAACAGAAGACTGCTACGGCTTATCTGGAGGACGTTACCGTCAGTGAGGATGAGCAGCAGACGCGAGAGCCTGGGGGTGGGGTGAACGACCCGTTGGATCAATTCAGTATCATCATGGACCAAGCAGCGAATACCGACGATAAGCCAGTGAGCGGCGTAGATCGTGTGGAAGAAACTCTTCCGAAGACCGCATCGGAAGTAGAAAAGG AAACTGAGGATCATCAAAAGCCGAAGGAAAACTTGGAGTCATATGATAAAACTGGAGTTACAAAGGAATCGGATGTAATAACGGAGTATCCGTCAATGGAACCAAATATTCCGGAGTCAGCAAAGAATTATGAAGCTACCGGTGACACCATAGCACAGAAACACGATTCTTCCTCTCATCTGTATCCTGATGAGCCTTTGCAGAAGTCGGAAAAAGATGCTCCTGTTGAACCTGAGTATAGAGCTCCAACTGCAGTAACGTTCAGCGAGGAGACCTTAAACTATCCGCCAGAACAGGAAGAACATCAGGTGTATCAACAGCAACCTGGTTACGCAGAGGATTATGTATCGTCCGAGGGCTACTATAATGAAACACAACCAGAGAGTGCTTATGCAATGGGAGCAGAGTCCAGTGCCTACGgagaaacaacacaaccaTACGCTACCGATCAGTACTACAATCAGGAGCAAATGTATGATACGCTGCCAGCGTCATCTGTTCCGCCAGCTGAAAGTCaaccaccacctgctgctggtaaccCTCACTGGGGAATGGCACGACAGGCAATGAGGGCCAGAACGTTTCCTACTGTTAAGTCTAAACCTCCATCACCGGAAATGCAAAGCAAGATGCCCCCGGCTGCTTATGAGTCTGTTGATGCAGCTGTTACCGAAACTCCTAGAGTCGAGCAAACACAATCTGAGTACACGGAGCAAGTTGTttcggaagaagaagcaggaggagTCTATGCACCTTATAGCGAGCAACCTCTTCAAGACAGTGAACAACTGACGGCTCAGGACCATGAGGCATCAATGGCACAACAGTATCATCAGGAAGATGGCCAATCAGCAGCACAATACCAGGAAGGACAATACGACGCTAGTCAATCGGGTGATACACATCAAGCGACCTCTGGTCCACCATATCAATATCAATCTTCAGAGGGATCGGCCTATCAAGAAGGACAGTACTCGGCTGATCCTGGCAGTACCGATCAGACTTCATATCAATATCAAGAGGGTGTTGATCAATCGATGGCTAACGAGTACACTGCGGGTGACGCAGCGTATGGTGATCCTAACCAGCAGTACCAATACGATACCCAAAACGCTCAATATTatagtgagcagcagcagcaacagcagcagggctACGAAGGCCAGTACTATTCGGaagatcaacagcaacagcagcagtactatATGGAGGATCCTAACCAGCAGCAAGGGGATCCCGGACAATATGAAGCACAGCAACCAGCTGAGGGATATATGGCTGGCCAAGAGTACtatgctgctcctgatgaACAACAGTACCAAGTAGAGCAGCCTCAGCCACCCTCTGCTGAACCGGACACTAGCCGCCCGGTCCGTAGCGATGAGGTCGCTGACACCGCGCAGGAACCCTCGGCAGCACAGAGCACCACAGATGTCGTACCACCGCAGACTGTCGACCCCGTAGTGGCTGCCAGTAAGCCAGCAGAACCTGCTGTAGACAAGAAGACGGAAAGCTCCAAACCGTCTGCCGCTCAACAGCCACCTGGTGCAAAGGGCTCAGCACCAGCGACCCAAGTACCAGCGAACGATTCACCGATCGTCAGTTCGGCAAACGATGAAAGTGATTTCGATTTCTCCACTCAGTAA
- the LOC126568921 gene encoding dual specificity protein kinase TTK: protein MEAKSFGAFEGIKQHEEITTIDDLSSREKDSSEERSPRCFRATRSFQPKRVSELPPLESDSDSDGDGNLNCAILNDSFLLTPSKCVDDFGSAQKKSALKQTVHKQANDAIPKSRMKLEDKLSLSTEITAQTVKRHPLTERPVHEQPPIKNKEQRNSPPKTGTTHNEVGTEPSNKVDRSSKLDANGSHSPPRQSAPAERSDVDRSRHQFVTPRDKFPVVQVRGTGSRMLTSTAVRGSRDSVENEFKSQKILFATPLAIARAPVMSMANDSLNLSLLDTPVKQKEPNILTPIVEHRPQPSTKRSADELFGSSEPPLQEPVLVAPTAKVDIKCDSTAETNDHQQPPKERSISINGKEYLVMKKLGSGGSSSVFLAKQVSSGLECAVKLVNLNGDANLVEGYLNETRLLAKLQTNENVIALYDYAHIPEAGQLFLVMEKGECDLHRILQTYTKDIPLYSLVSIWHQMVQCVHYIHEKGVIHLDLKPANFLMIRGRLKLIDFGIASNISYDSTSIMKFSQAGTFNYISPEALIDTSSEMSPVGTQPRIKMSKKSDIWSLGCILYLLLYKRTPFAHIKNVYTKVNAITNPSTVIEYPALASYYPAMLVDILKRCLRYDAKTRASTAELLEYPYDMIIPLNKLANPGA from the exons ATGGAAGCCAAATCGTTCGGCGCTTTTGAGGGCATAAAACAACACGAAGAGATAACTACTATCGACGATCTCAGCAGCAG AGAAAAGGACTCCTCCGAAGAACGGTCTCCGAGATGTTTCCGAGCGACAAGAAG TTTTCAACCGAAACGCGTATCGGAGTTGCCTCCCCTGGAATCCGATTCAGACTCCGACGGTGACGGAAA CTTGAACTGTGCTATCCTGAACGATTCCTTCCTCCTGACACCGTCGAAATGCGTTGACGACTTTGGCAGTGCGCAGAAAAAGTCTGCCTTGAAACAAACAGTGCACAAACAAGCTAATGACGCCATCCCCAAATCGCGCATGAAATTGGAGGACAAATTATCGTTGAGTACGGAGATAACTGCGCAAACGGTAAAGCGCCATCCACTTACCGAGCGACCGGTTCATGAGCAGCCTCcaatcaaaaacaaagaacaacgAAACTCTCCACCGAAAACTGGAACAACCCACAATGAAGTCGGCACAGAGCCATCGAATAAGGTTGACCGATCATCCAAACTGGACGCCAACGGTTCCCACAGTCCACCGAGGCAGAGTGCACCGGCTGAAAGGAGTGATGTGGACAGAAGCCGACATCAATTCGTCACTCCGAGAGATAAGTTCCCGGTTGTGCAAGTACGAGGAACAGGCTCGAGAATGCTCACATCGACGGCCGTAAGAGGATCGCGCGATTCGGTGGAGAACGAGTTCAAGTCACAGAAGATTCTCTTCGCGACACCGCTGGCGATCGCACGGGCCCCGGTTATGTCGATGGCTAACGATAGTCTTAATCTCTCGTTACTGGACACGCCGGTTAAACAAAAGGAACCGAACATATTGACACCGATCGTGGAGCATCGTCCACAGCCTTCGACCAAACGATCTGCGGATGAATTGTTTGGATCCTCTGAGCCACCGCTGCAGGAACCTGTGTTAGTAGCACCAACAGCGAAGGTTGACATCAAATGCGATTCGACTGCAGAGACAaacgatcatcagcagccaccAAAAGAACGTTCGATCAGCATCAATGGCAAGGAGTATTTGGTGATGAAAAAACTAGGCTCGGGAGGATCGAGCTCAGTATTTCTAGCCAAACAGGTATCTAGCGGCTTGGAATGCGCTGTTAAG CTCGTCAATCTGAACGGGGATGCCAATTTGGTTGAGGGATATCTGAATGAAACGAGGCTACTCGCTAAGCTGCAAACGAATGAGAACGTGATCGCCCTCTACGATTA CGCTCACATACCGGAGGCAGGACAGCTGTTTCTGGTGATGGAAAAGGGTGAGTGTGATTTGCATCGAATTTTGCAAACTTACACGAAGGATATTCCACTGTACTCGCTCGTGAGCATCTGGCACCAGATGGTACAGTGTGTGCACTATATCCACGAAAAGGGAGTCATCCATCTCGATTTGAAACCGGCCAACTTCCTGATGATCCGGGGACGCCTAAAGCTGATCGACTTTGGCATTGCCAGCAACATTTCGTACGACTCAACCAGTATCATGAAGTTTTCACAGGCAGGCACGTTCAACTACATCAGCCCCGAAGCGCTCATTGACACGTCCAGCGAAATGAGCCCCGTAGGGACACAGCCGAGAATTAAAATGTCCAAGAAGTCGGACATCTGGTCTCTCGGGTGCATTCTGTACCTGTTGCTTTACAAGCGAACCCCTTTTGCGCACATCAAAAATGTCTACACGAAAGTGAACGCCATCACGAACCCTAGCACCGTCATAGAGTATCCGGCATTGGCCAGCTATTACCCAGCGATGCTTGTCGATATTCTGAAAAGATGTCTCCGGTACGACGCCAAGACACGTGCTTCCACAGCGGAGTTGCTAGAGTATCCGTACGATATGATTATTCCGTTAAACAAGCTAGCAAACCCTGGTGCATAA